One Euwallacea similis isolate ESF13 chromosome 16, ESF131.1, whole genome shotgun sequence DNA segment encodes these proteins:
- the MED7 gene encoding mediator of RNA polymerase II transcription subunit 7: protein MSSDTIQVSSLPLPPMQYVNQYTDEIIRRCRAPKPPPPIQDTYHMFGNTFNTEDSIIRPLESQGIKRLYPQHFDRRRELKKLNHSLLANFLDLLDLLVNCPESPKRTEKVEDLSLLFIHIHHLLNEFRPHQARETLRVMMELQKRQRIETANRFQKHLDKVMEILQQAIQNLPEPMDLDSKIMVETDLIMRQEKMDKSDANSDPCDIRDRIMCSIADKML from the exons ATGTCTTCTGATACAATTCAAGTGAGCTCCTTGCCTCTTCCTCCAATGCAGTATGTGAATCAGTATACCGATGAAATCATTCGAAGGTGCAGAGCTCCAAAACCTCCACCACCGATTCAGGACACCTATCATATGTTTGGGAACACCTTCAACACAGAGGATAGCATTATACGACCCCTTGAGAGTCAG GGCATCAAACGATTATACCCCCAACACTTTGATCGCAGACGAGAACTGAAGAAATTGAATCATTCTTTACTGGCAAACTTTCTAGATTTACTTGACCTTTTGGTAAACTGCCCAGAATCCCCAAAGAGAACTGAGAAAGTTGAGGATTTAAGTCTGCTGTTCATCCATATCCACCACTTGTTGAATGAATTTCGTCCACACCAGGCAAGGGAAACTCTGCGTGTTATGATGGAATTGCAGAAGAGGCAAAGGATTGAAACCGCCAATCGGTTTCAGAAACATTTAGATAAAGTTATGGAAATTTTGCAACAAGCCATTCAGAATCTGCCAGAGCCAATGGACTTGGATTCAAAGATTATGGTTGAAACTGACTTGATTATGAGACAGGAAAAGATGGATAAGAGTGATGCTAATAGTGATCCATGTGATATTAGGGACAGAATTATGTGCAGTATTGCAGATAAAATGTTGTAa
- the LOC136414157 gene encoding serine hydrolase-like protein: protein MEFQEIDIEVPWGKIAAKLWGNQNDQPVLTVHGLMDNAGSFDSLIPLLPKCFYICIDLPGHGKSSHLPPFLPIHSDDYMITYTIVMQHFKKDKFIIMAHSYGAQIAILYAQIYPEKVEKLIMLDSTYFITRPVKYFKDDLEYTYDFLLKLHTKQKKLKPPAYTYEEGVKKIMMQRPFPLTEQAARTLAKRALVPIEDDKYTFSIDQRLKAVMNSRNDINYAIKTLKSFPVMCPVLIIFAKDNYMQRYLMQSMITFYKRQKNFTMKMIPGNHDVHLDKPELVAPLVTKFLNEQKSKL from the exons ATGGAATTTCAGGAAATAGACATAGAAGTACCATGGGGTAAAATTGCTG caaaattatgGGGAAATCAAAATGACCAACCAGTCCTTACGGTCCATGGTTTAATGGACAATGCTGGCAGCTTTGATAGTCTAATACCATTGCTTCCAAAATGCTTCTATATCTGTATAGACCTGCCAGGGCATGGAAAGTCTTCCCATTTGCCACCATTCCTACCAATACACTCAGATGACTACATGATAACCTACACTATTGTAATGCAGCACTTTAAAAAGGACAAGTTTATTATTATGGCTCATAGTTATGGTGCACAGATTGCTATATTGTATGCCCAAATTTACCCAGAGAAGgtagaaaaattgattatgtTAGATTCAACGTATTTTATCACAAGACcagtgaaatattttaaagatgaTTTGGAGTACACATATGATTTCCTTTTGAAACTTCACACTAAGCAGAAGAAGTTAAAGCCGCCTGCTTATACTTATGAAGAGGGAGTTAAAAAGATTATGATg CAAAGACCATTTCCACTAACAGAGCAAGCAGCTAGAACTCTAGCGAAAAGAGCGTTAGTGCCAATTGAAGACGACAAGTACACCTTCTCAATAGATCAAAGGTTAAAGGCTGTCATGAATTCAAGGAATGATATAAACTATGCAATTAAGACATTGAAGAGTTTTCCAGTTATGTGCccggttttaattatttttgcaaaagatAATTATATGCAAAGATACCTAATGCAATCCATGATAACTTTTTATAAAAGGCAAAAGAACTTTACTATGAAAATGATACCTGGGAACCATGATGTACATCTGGATAAACCAGAGCTAGTTGCACCTTTAgttaccaaatttttaaatgaacagaAAAGCAAGCTTTAA